A single genomic interval of Streptococcus suis harbors:
- a CDS encoding rhamnan synthesis F family protein — MGAARLIKYNGGRMSRLLVYVHYNKYNVVSEYIYYQLKSIRSIYSDIVFVSNSHVSKDIVQYLQSERLIDFFIQRDNIGYDFAAWKEGLNQVTFYQYDSVTLMNDTCFGPLWDLEDYYSQFDSDVDVDFWGMTNHLETKIDSVVVPEHLQSYFMVFKKRILQSQAFVDFWSSVSELTDIQDVIKLYESQLTKILLSEGYSYKCALDTSICCKTLENSNITLEYPEVILKNNVPFIKIKSFTEYPDRIYSLLHLIRMKTKYPVELIERHLRQIIIPGTSFIPPIRVSQTTETVRSSTSVLLHVHIESVSIFEEYIEELCKISDRCQLLITLPETDFSNNFSIVERYLSTYKLRAQIVKLTDELHFFEIVNNYMGDAKYLAHITVKQTKEIKYSVEDIIDRYQLRKMFFTSFDAVISNFESQSNLAVVIPDLTTNQRYDRKSLREGNPELIRQLHILYESLARTKKVDFYKVPYIIGEEVSWYWIKTEHYKKIEEKFRNIDFSKEDRLLLVPILFIYSAWDLSNDYAVVENTENVSPILEKISFSSGRELRLIIEEKEFLQIGLRRTLKIISVGIVSVFKMIKKSLLKN; from the coding sequence ATGGGAGCTGCTAGATTAATAAAATATAACGGAGGCAGAATGTCGCGTTTGTTGGTATATGTTCACTATAATAAATATAATGTTGTCAGTGAATATATTTATTATCAATTAAAGTCGATACGAAGTATTTATTCAGACATAGTTTTTGTTTCTAACAGCCATGTTTCAAAGGACATAGTACAATATTTACAGTCGGAACGACTGATTGATTTTTTTATCCAAAGAGATAATATTGGTTATGATTTTGCGGCATGGAAAGAAGGGCTGAATCAAGTAACATTTTATCAATATGATTCGGTAACTCTGATGAATGATACATGTTTCGGCCCCCTCTGGGACCTAGAGGATTATTATAGTCAATTTGACAGTGATGTTGATGTAGATTTTTGGGGGATGACCAATCACTTAGAGACAAAAATAGATAGTGTAGTTGTCCCGGAACATTTACAGTCATATTTTATGGTATTTAAAAAACGAATCTTGCAGAGTCAAGCATTTGTTGATTTTTGGTCATCGGTAAGTGAGCTAACAGATATTCAAGATGTTATAAAATTATATGAGAGCCAATTGACAAAAATACTTTTATCAGAGGGCTATAGCTATAAGTGTGCATTAGATACGTCCATTTGTTGTAAAACCCTTGAAAATAGCAACATTACACTAGAATATCCAGAAGTTATACTAAAAAATAATGTTCCATTCATAAAAATAAAGAGTTTTACCGAATATCCAGACAGAATATACTCTTTATTACATCTTATTAGGATGAAAACGAAATATCCAGTTGAATTAATCGAGAGGCATTTGAGGCAGATAATTATTCCAGGTACGAGTTTTATTCCTCCAATACGGGTTTCGCAAACGACGGAGACCGTTCGTTCTTCGACGTCGGTACTTCTTCATGTTCACATAGAATCAGTGTCTATTTTTGAAGAGTATATTGAAGAGTTATGCAAAATATCTGATAGGTGTCAGTTACTAATAACATTGCCAGAAACTGATTTTTCAAATAATTTTAGTATAGTTGAGAGATATTTGTCTACTTACAAATTGCGAGCCCAAATTGTAAAACTCACAGATGAATTGCATTTTTTTGAAATAGTAAACAACTATATGGGAGATGCCAAATATCTTGCTCATATAACTGTCAAACAAACAAAGGAAATAAAATATTCTGTAGAGGATATTATTGACAGGTATCAGTTGAGGAAAATGTTTTTTACATCATTTGATGCAGTGATTTCTAATTTTGAATCACAATCTAATTTGGCTGTAGTTATTCCAGACTTAACAACCAATCAAAGATATGATAGAAAAAGTCTTCGAGAGGGCAATCCAGAACTTATTCGTCAATTGCATATACTCTATGAATCACTTGCGAGAACTAAGAAAGTTGATTTTTATAAAGTGCCTTATATAATTGGAGAAGAAGTAAGTTGGTATTGGATAAAAACAGAACACTATAAAAAGATTGAGGAGAAATTTAGAAACATTGATTTTTCAAAAGAAGATAGATTATTGTTAGTTCCAATATTATTTATTTATAGCGCGTGGGATTTATCAAACGATTATGCAGTGGTCGAGAATACTGAAAATGTGAGTCCAATCTTGGAAAAGATTAGTTTTTCTAGCGGAAGAGAATTGCGTTTAATTATTGAAGAAAAGGAATTTTTACAAATTGGACTGAGAAGGACACTAAAGATAATATCAGTTGGAATTGTAAGCGTGTTTAAGATGATAAAGAAATCTCTATTAAAAAATTAG
- a CDS encoding LTA synthase family protein translates to MKLIKQLIHILISIGLIGSFFLYAHLIQNELGSTKNDGTIEIIAEQPNQVIDSIQINGRYIHSSEIIENQWGINDADLIPNFSSLGEENSLVIKSSSSVRTLSFEYFVSENPTIVKIKVGGQLVESVDTSTGDKYKNLAFIELPYTLRITKDNQFWYLHLIVLALGLSCFILNGSTRRIKRRHISILTILLITQYIFTTFTFPRLYRNELVLFNSSFNKMETQQLLVPLTYLIFFSLLGYKQLRGHISKAFKTISLSVIYLLVPIFSLFIIENSYSQFSTLSPNSLWNNLIIIGVLYLILVFTTNLRFASLSMLSASVFIGISNQLLIDSRDAPLLFYNLFQITDGLNVASSVAININNRMLQSMVFSYILLTFFFFIPKLYLPKLLPSRTFYSSYDFKWPKRFSRILLGYIILITIVPMINKTVVSNANISLNYWRMYVTYGQFGLPLSLASFYEDSKITKPDGYSASKLSEVLEKYSPEPERQTIRPNIIFIQNESQSDFSNLQGLNMEPNPLSNQHALTDNTVHGTLNVSVFGGGTANTEYEVLTSNPISLLSSNLFPYQQIITQERPSFATYLKNKNYDTVALHPQSGNNYNRNAVYPLLGFNKSYFLDSEPAISSLAPLTIDRGWPSDQFLFNGIKELYTQKGDQPLFSFVVTMQGHGGYPSTEEIYPREVSINGSTSEYLAETEFLTSMKRTDEAFADLITFFSTYKEPTVIVMYGDHQPSLTQEFYAQFMDENNPAAKYSTPFVIWSNFDIKERESTTISPNYLVPYLMDILSESDYALPRSPYQQFLSVMQIEAPIITSWGNTDNNGQQIEDISSLSLYQTYLQLEYNSAVDKRPLTDLYE, encoded by the coding sequence ATGAAATTAATCAAACAGCTTATTCACATACTGATCTCCATCGGATTGATTGGAAGTTTCTTTCTCTATGCACATCTCATTCAAAACGAATTAGGTTCTACAAAAAATGATGGAACTATAGAAATAATTGCAGAACAACCAAACCAAGTAATCGACAGCATCCAAATAAATGGACGTTATATTCATTCATCAGAAATTATAGAAAACCAATGGGGAATCAATGATGCTGATTTAATTCCCAATTTTTCTTCTCTAGGTGAGGAAAATTCACTCGTAATTAAATCTTCCTCTTCCGTAAGAACCTTATCATTTGAATACTTTGTTAGTGAAAATCCGACTATTGTAAAAATTAAAGTTGGTGGACAATTGGTTGAATCTGTTGACACATCAACTGGAGATAAATATAAAAATTTAGCCTTTATTGAACTTCCCTATACTTTACGGATAACTAAAGATAATCAATTTTGGTATCTCCACTTAATAGTCCTTGCTTTAGGCCTATCATGCTTTATCTTAAATGGATCAACACGGAGAATCAAGAGAAGACATATCAGCATCTTAACAATATTATTAATCACTCAATATATATTCACTACTTTTACATTCCCACGTTTATATCGCAACGAACTAGTACTGTTTAATTCCAGTTTTAATAAAATGGAAACTCAACAGCTATTAGTTCCACTGACCTACCTTATATTTTTTAGTCTTTTGGGATACAAACAACTCCGAGGTCATATCTCTAAAGCCTTCAAAACGATTAGTCTATCAGTGATTTACCTTCTAGTTCCCATTTTTTCATTATTTATTATTGAAAATAGCTATTCACAATTCTCTACTCTTTCCCCAAACAGTCTTTGGAACAATCTAATCATTATCGGAGTCCTCTACCTAATACTAGTCTTTACAACTAATCTACGATTTGCCAGCCTATCAATGCTATCTGCTTCAGTATTTATTGGTATAAGTAACCAACTTTTGATTGACAGCCGTGATGCTCCTCTATTATTTTATAATCTTTTTCAAATCACAGATGGATTAAATGTAGCTTCTAGCGTAGCAATTAATATCAACAATCGAATGCTACAAAGCATGGTATTTTCTTATATTTTATTGACCTTCTTTTTCTTTATCCCTAAATTATATTTACCAAAACTTCTACCTTCTAGAACGTTTTATTCTAGTTATGATTTCAAGTGGCCGAAACGTTTCAGCAGAATTTTACTGGGTTATATAATTTTAATAACAATCGTTCCAATGATTAATAAAACTGTCGTCTCTAATGCAAATATATCATTAAATTACTGGAGAATGTACGTTACCTACGGTCAATTTGGGCTACCACTCTCGCTCGCCTCTTTCTATGAAGATAGTAAAATAACTAAGCCTGATGGATATTCAGCTTCCAAGCTTAGTGAAGTTCTTGAAAAATACTCTCCTGAACCAGAAAGACAAACAATCAGACCTAATATTATCTTTATACAGAATGAATCACAGAGTGATTTTTCAAACTTACAGGGCTTAAATATGGAACCTAATCCGCTATCAAACCAACATGCTTTAACAGATAATACTGTTCACGGTACATTAAATGTTTCTGTATTTGGAGGCGGAACAGCCAATACAGAGTATGAAGTTCTGACAAGTAACCCAATCAGTTTACTATCTTCTAATTTATTTCCATATCAGCAGATTATCACACAAGAACGTCCAAGTTTCGCAACTTATCTAAAAAATAAAAATTACGACACCGTAGCTCTACATCCTCAATCCGGAAATAATTACAACCGCAATGCAGTGTATCCTCTACTGGGGTTTAATAAATCTTATTTTTTAGATTCGGAACCTGCTATTAGTAGCTTAGCACCACTAACAATCGATCGTGGCTGGCCATCTGACCAATTCTTGTTCAACGGAATAAAAGAACTTTATACCCAAAAAGGAGACCAGCCTCTATTTAGCTTTGTTGTTACCATGCAAGGACATGGAGGCTATCCAAGTACGGAAGAAATTTATCCTCGCGAAGTCAGCATTAATGGTTCAACATCTGAATACTTAGCTGAAACAGAATTTTTGACCAGCATGAAAAGAACAGATGAAGCATTTGCAGATTTAATTACTTTCTTTAGCACTTACAAAGAGCCAACAGTCATCGTCATGTACGGCGATCACCAACCTAGTTTGACTCAGGAATTTTACGCACAATTTATGGATGAAAATAATCCTGCCGCTAAATATTCTACCCCTTTTGTGATTTGGTCTAATTTTGATATTAAGGAACGTGAATCTACAACTATTAGCCCAAACTATCTCGTTCCATATTTGATGGATATTTTATCCGAATCCGACTATGCCCTTCCTCGATCACCTTACCAACAATTTTTGAGTGTTATGCAAATCGAAGCACCTATCATTACTAGCTGGGGAAATACCGATAATAATGGCCAACAAATTGAAGACATATCCAGCCTATCACTTTACCAAACCTACTTACAACTAGAATACAATAGTGCCGTTGATAAACGACCTCTAACAGATCTATATGAGTGA
- a CDS encoding glycosyltransferase family 2 protein yields MKVNILMSTYNGQQFLAEQIRSIQEQTYTDWILFIRDDGSSDRTREIIKDFVEQDQRIHFMDVETDENLGVIKSFHRLVHYDTADFYFFSDQDDVWLPNKLEVSLKKAQAYPTNLPLMVYMDLKVVNQNLEVMAESMVKSQSHHANTELVQELTENTVTGGVAMINHHLAEMWQVTEDILMHDWYLALLASAFGNLVFIDQPGELYRQHSDNVLGARTLSKRFKKWIRPHILFAVYWDLIKNSQKQARHLLQMPLSQSNRELIEAFVTIMDKPMLERFRILRKYGLRKNKAFHTFVFTTLIVTKFAYKE; encoded by the coding sequence ATGAAAGTAAACATACTCATGTCGACCTACAATGGTCAACAGTTCTTAGCTGAGCAAATTCGTTCTATTCAAGAACAGACTTACACAGACTGGATACTGTTCATTCGTGATGATGGTTCCAGTGATCGAACTAGAGAGATTATTAAAGATTTTGTTGAACAAGATCAGCGAATTCATTTCATGGATGTTGAGACAGACGAAAATCTCGGTGTCATCAAAAGTTTTCATAGGCTAGTTCATTATGATACTGCTGATTTCTATTTTTTCAGTGACCAAGATGATGTTTGGCTGCCAAATAAACTGGAAGTTAGCCTGAAAAAAGCACAAGCCTATCCAACAAATTTGCCATTGATGGTTTATATGGACCTCAAAGTTGTCAATCAAAATCTAGAGGTTATGGCAGAAAGCATGGTAAAATCTCAATCTCATCATGCCAATACGGAATTGGTGCAAGAGTTGACTGAGAATACTGTGACTGGTGGTGTCGCCATGATTAATCATCATCTTGCTGAAATGTGGCAAGTAACTGAGGATATTTTGATGCATGATTGGTATCTGGCTCTGCTTGCGTCAGCCTTTGGAAATTTGGTATTTATTGATCAACCAGGGGAACTGTACCGTCAGCATTCTGATAATGTTTTAGGGGCTCGAACACTCTCAAAACGCTTTAAAAAATGGATTCGCCCTCATATTTTATTTGCTGTCTATTGGGATTTGATAAAAAATAGTCAAAAACAAGCCCGACACTTACTACAAATGCCTCTATCTCAGTCAAATAGAGAATTAATTGAAGCATTTGTAACCATTATGGATAAACCAATGCTAGAACGATTCAGGATTTTGAGAAAATATGGATTGAGGAAAAATAAGGCTTTTCACACCTTCGTGTTTACAACACTGATTGTGACAAAATTTGCTTATAAGGAGTAG
- the cps2T gene encoding beta 1-4 rhamnosyltransferase Cps2T, producing MKHVFIIGSRGLPAKYGGFETFVQQLASHQQSERIHYHVACLSDTSHHQHSTYLGADCFTINPPKFGPARVIAYDMMAITYALKIIKDQQIERPIFYILGNTIGGFIVPFAKKIHSVGGTLFVNPDGLEWKRAKWAKPVQRYLKFSEKMMVKYADLIIADNEGIEDYIQSEYSATNTRFIAYGTDLSPTKLTKESEQVRQYFTNWNIKEKEFYLIIGRFVPENNYVIAIREFMASNTRRDLVIVANHEGSAYFQKLKDETGFISDKRIKFVGTVYDQELLKYLRQECRAYIHGHEVGGTNPSLLEALAQTNENLVLGVDFNRKVALEGARYWSKESGSLSQLINQIDENAEAVELGEIAKKHMKDEYTWEKIVQEYEELFLQ from the coding sequence ATGAAACATGTTTTTATTATCGGTAGTCGTGGACTGCCAGCAAAATATGGTGGCTTTGAGACCTTTGTCCAACAATTGGCCAGTCACCAACAATCTGAAAGGATTCATTACCATGTGGCGTGCTTGTCTGATACAAGTCATCACCAACATTCGACCTACCTAGGTGCAGATTGCTTCACCATTAATCCACCAAAATTTGGACCAGCTCGTGTGATTGCTTATGATATGATGGCGATTACTTATGCCCTTAAAATCATTAAGGACCAGCAGATAGAGCGACCAATTTTCTATATCTTGGGAAATACCATAGGTGGCTTCATAGTACCTTTTGCGAAAAAGATTCACTCTGTTGGAGGTACCTTGTTTGTCAATCCAGATGGTTTGGAATGGAAACGGGCCAAGTGGGCTAAGCCAGTCCAAAGGTATCTAAAATTTTCTGAAAAAATGATGGTCAAATATGCTGATTTGATTATTGCTGATAATGAGGGAATTGAGGATTATATTCAATCTGAATACTCGGCTACCAATACACGCTTCATTGCCTATGGTACAGATTTAAGTCCGACCAAGTTAACAAAAGAATCTGAGCAAGTTCGCCAATATTTTACAAATTGGAACATTAAAGAGAAAGAATTTTATCTGATTATCGGTCGTTTTGTACCTGAGAATAACTATGTGATAGCAATTAGGGAGTTTATGGCAAGTAACACGAGACGTGATTTAGTCATCGTTGCAAACCATGAAGGCTCTGCCTATTTTCAAAAATTGAAAGATGAGACAGGCTTTATATCCGATAAGCGGATTAAGTTCGTAGGAACAGTATATGACCAAGAACTACTTAAGTATCTGCGCCAAGAATGTCGAGCTTATATTCATGGACATGAAGTTGGAGGAACCAATCCTAGTCTCCTAGAAGCGCTGGCGCAAACCAATGAAAATTTGGTTTTAGGTGTTGATTTTAACCGCAAAGTTGCCCTAGAAGGTGCTCGGTATTGGAGTAAGGAGTCAGGTAGCCTGAGTCAATTAATTAACCAAATTGATGAGAATGCTGAAGCGGTGGAATTAGGAGAAATTGCGAAAAAACACATGAAGGATGAATACACCTGGGAAAAAATCGTCCAAGAGTACGAGGAATTATTTTTACAATGA
- a CDS encoding glycoside hydrolase family 73 protein — translation MLSQAILESAWGTSYLATHGNNLFGIKAGAAWTGDTIEIITNEYRDGEKKQEKHLFRKYNSWNESVADYAKFFTSTPWRIKNYQSFREATDYQQAILALRQSGYATDPKYGEKLRSIIENYKLYLLDN, via the coding sequence ATGTTATCTCAAGCCATCCTAGAAAGTGCATGGGGAACGTCATACTTGGCGACTCATGGGAATAATCTTTTTGGCATCAAAGCGGGTGCTGCATGGACGGGTGATACAATTGAAATCATTACCAATGAATACCGTGATGGTGAGAAGAAGCAAGAAAAGCACTTGTTTAGAAAATATAATTCATGGAATGAAAGTGTAGCAGACTATGCTAAGTTCTTTACCTCTACTCCGTGGAGAATAAAAAATTACCAGAGTTTCAGAGAGGCAACTGATTATCAACAAGCGATTCTTGCGCTAAGACAATCAGGATATGCTACTGATCCGAAATATGGTGAAAAATTACGATCAATTATCGAGAATTACAAGCTTTATCTTTTAGATAATTAA
- a CDS encoding ABC transporter ATP-binding protein: MVKNNNIAVKVEHVSKSFKLPTESSQSLRTTLVNLFKGIKGYVEYNVLQDISFEVEKGDFFGIVGRNGSGKSTLLKILSQIYVPERGTVAVDGKLVSFIELGVGFNPELTGKENVYLNGAMLGFTAEEIDAMYDDIVEFAELSEFMNQKLKNYSSGMQVRLAFSVAIKAQGDILILDEVLAVGDEAFQRKCNDYFLERKKSGKTTILVTHDMGAVKKYCNKALLIEKGYVKALGEPDDVANQYSFDNVLALISEVTENEEPLHQSDIVKDLQINLVSKNQIEPDESIEIEFRYTVLEDIETHVAFTFLDLERHFDVYNDNSMDLKMFGKGEKFFRVKCKLPSINQAKLKMAVSVRNSNKQPLLFAKTSDTPAIFISRKFSTDNIAEEDAATGFIQRNSQWELLD; the protein is encoded by the coding sequence ATGGTAAAAAATAATAATATTGCTGTAAAAGTAGAACATGTTAGCAAGAGTTTTAAGCTTCCAACGGAGAGTAGTCAGAGTTTAAGAACTACACTAGTTAATCTATTTAAAGGGATTAAAGGCTACGTAGAGTATAATGTTTTGCAGGATATCAGTTTTGAAGTTGAAAAAGGGGACTTTTTTGGAATCGTTGGTCGCAATGGTTCTGGTAAGTCGACACTGTTAAAAATTTTATCTCAAATATATGTTCCTGAAAGAGGGACTGTAGCTGTGGATGGTAAATTAGTTTCTTTTATTGAACTTGGTGTTGGGTTTAATCCGGAACTAACTGGTAAGGAAAATGTATACCTAAATGGTGCGATGTTAGGATTTACTGCAGAAGAAATTGATGCAATGTATGATGATATTGTTGAATTTGCGGAATTAAGTGAATTCATGAATCAAAAGCTGAAAAATTATTCTAGTGGTATGCAGGTACGTTTAGCCTTTTCAGTTGCCATTAAAGCTCAAGGAGATATTCTGATACTTGATGAGGTTCTAGCAGTCGGTGATGAGGCCTTTCAGCGTAAATGTAATGATTACTTCCTAGAGCGTAAAAAAAGTGGAAAAACAACCATTCTTGTCACCCATGATATGGGAGCTGTGAAAAAGTATTGTAATAAAGCTCTTCTTATAGAGAAAGGATACGTCAAGGCATTAGGAGAACCTGATGATGTAGCTAATCAATACAGTTTTGATAATGTGCTTGCCTTAATAAGCGAAGTTACAGAAAACGAAGAACCTCTGCATCAGAGTGATATTGTAAAAGATTTGCAGATTAACCTGGTCTCAAAAAATCAAATTGAACCAGATGAATCAATTGAAATCGAGTTTAGATATACGGTTTTAGAAGATATTGAAACACATGTTGCATTTACATTTTTAGATTTAGAACGTCATTTTGATGTATATAACGACAATTCTATGGATTTAAAAATGTTTGGCAAAGGCGAGAAGTTTTTCCGAGTGAAATGTAAGCTACCTTCAATTAATCAGGCAAAATTAAAAATGGCGGTGTCAGTACGAAATAGTAATAAGCAGCCGTTATTATTTGCCAAGACTTCTGACACACCAGCTATTTTTATTAGTAGGAAGTTTAGTACTGATAATATTGCAGAGGAAGACGCAGCAACCGGGTTTATTCAGAGAAATAGCCAATGGGAGCTGCTAGATTAA
- a CDS encoding ABC transporter permease, whose amino-acid sequence MNLLNKENQILLREMVKTDFKLRYQGSLIGHLWSILKPLLLFTIMYLVFVRFLRFDDGTPHYAVSLLLGMVTWNFFTEATNMGMMSIVSRGDLLRKLNFSKEIIVFSSVAGAAINYAINLMVVFVFAAINGVPFTWSVLVIIPLFFELALLATGIAFILSSLFVRFRDIGPIWEVFLQAGLYATPIIYSLTFILQRGQVTFAKLMMLNPVAQIIQDLRHFIVYSGNTTVSELIENPVIVAIPYILPVVVYLLGITVFRKNAKKFAEIL is encoded by the coding sequence ATGAATTTATTAAATAAAGAAAACCAAATTCTATTAAGAGAGATGGTTAAAACTGATTTTAAACTGCGTTATCAAGGTTCTTTGATTGGTCACCTGTGGTCAATCCTAAAACCATTGTTACTTTTTACAATTATGTATTTAGTCTTTGTACGTTTTTTGCGTTTTGATGATGGAACTCCACATTATGCAGTAAGCTTACTGCTTGGTATGGTTACTTGGAACTTTTTTACTGAAGCAACCAACATGGGAATGATGTCCATTGTTTCTCGTGGAGATTTGTTGCGTAAATTGAATTTTTCGAAAGAAATTATTGTCTTTTCTTCAGTTGCAGGAGCTGCAATTAATTACGCCATTAACTTAATGGTTGTGTTTGTATTTGCTGCTATTAACGGAGTTCCCTTTACTTGGTCCGTTTTAGTTATAATCCCATTGTTTTTTGAATTGGCATTACTAGCAACAGGTATAGCTTTCATTCTATCTTCTTTATTTGTAAGATTTAGAGATATTGGTCCAATTTGGGAAGTGTTCTTACAGGCTGGATTGTATGCGACACCAATTATTTATTCATTGACATTTATTTTACAGCGTGGGCAAGTAACATTTGCTAAGTTGATGATGTTGAACCCTGTTGCACAAATTATTCAAGACTTGAGACATTTTATTGTTTATTCTGGGAATACTACAGTTAGTGAATTGATAGAAAATCCTGTTATTGTGGCAATTCCGTATATTCTTCCAGTCGTTGTTTACCTATTGGGTATAACTGTGTTTAGAAAAAATGCCAAAAAGTTTGCGGAGATTTTGTAA
- a CDS encoding polysaccharide biosynthesis C-terminal domain-containing protein translates to MKNKIASPKIIFIWNLLGSVSSAAISIFLLLLVTRLLTELEADIFSFAYAVANLFVIIASFQVRDYQATDVSKKFSFSQYLVTRLITITIMLLLALSYIFLSKYEFQKSACIFLICLYRGSDALSDVFQGLFQQNARLDIAGKSLFLRNSIVILTFGLGLFITNNLLLSLIYLVISSYLFIFFFDVPNLFQFTRVIKEEINLKAIKNILLECLPLFINAFLLVTIYNQPKYALNTFFERGVIGTGVQRDFNILFMPVFSMNILLILFRPMITQLAIYRRVGDYNQFKQYQKRIVKMVVGLAVLVLVGGIVLGIPALNILYGTNLNKYWLSFIITMLGGIASTFATICDNMLTVLRKQKYLVISFAISCLLSILISNPLVEYYGILGAAIAFVSSMWTWFLISFVIYLKLQKHLNWEVQE, encoded by the coding sequence GTGAAGAACAAAATAGCATCACCAAAAATAATATTTATTTGGAATTTATTAGGAAGTGTTTCCTCAGCAGCAATATCAATATTTTTATTGTTACTAGTAACACGTTTGTTGACGGAATTAGAGGCTGATATTTTTAGTTTTGCTTATGCAGTAGCAAATCTTTTTGTAATCATTGCTAGTTTTCAGGTAAGAGATTATCAAGCTACTGATGTTTCGAAAAAGTTTTCGTTTAGCCAGTATCTTGTAACAAGGCTTATAACAATCACTATTATGCTATTACTTGCCTTAAGCTATATTTTTCTGTCTAAATATGAATTTCAAAAATCTGCTTGTATTTTCCTAATATGTTTGTATCGTGGAAGTGATGCTCTATCGGATGTTTTTCAAGGATTGTTCCAACAAAATGCTCGGCTAGATATTGCAGGTAAATCACTTTTTTTGAGAAACTCTATTGTGATTTTGACATTTGGACTTGGTTTGTTTATAACCAATAACCTGCTACTCTCATTAATCTATCTAGTAATTAGCTCATATTTATTTATTTTCTTTTTTGATGTTCCGAATTTGTTTCAATTTACGAGGGTTATCAAAGAAGAAATTAATTTGAAAGCCATTAAAAATATATTATTAGAATGCTTGCCGTTATTTATTAATGCATTTTTACTTGTTACTATCTATAATCAACCTAAATATGCTTTGAATACTTTTTTTGAGAGAGGTGTTATAGGAACAGGTGTTCAAAGAGATTTTAATATTTTATTTATGCCTGTTTTTTCAATGAATATTTTATTGATTTTGTTTAGACCCATGATAACTCAGTTGGCTATATATAGAAGAGTTGGGGACTATAATCAGTTTAAACAATATCAGAAGCGTATCGTTAAAATGGTTGTCGGGTTGGCTGTGTTAGTTTTGGTTGGGGGAATAGTGTTGGGGATTCCGGCATTAAATATTCTCTATGGAACGAATCTTAATAAATACTGGCTAAGTTTTATTATAACAATGCTTGGGGGAATTGCGAGTACCTTTGCAACCATTTGTGATAACATGCTTACTGTTTTGAGGAAGCAAAAGTATCTCGTAATTTCATTTGCAATTTCTTGTTTATTATCCATATTGATTTCTAATCCACTGGTAGAATATTATGGAATATTGGGGGCAGCTATTGCTTTTGTTAGTTCGATGTGGACTTGGTTTTTAATTTCTTTCGTAATATATCTAAAATTGCAAAAACATTTGAATTGGGAAGTACAAGAATGA